The Thermanaerovibrio acidaminovorans DSM 6589 genome contains a region encoding:
- the murB gene encoding UDP-N-acetylmuramate dehydrogenase produces the protein MASRIPVRFQEPMRFWNTWGVGGIAKAVMPITSESALAEVRRASSDAGDRLFILGEGSNVLVLDGGIDGWVILLRDDPSPPEIVRSWGNSVEIRVSAGYPLRRLVNWSVRRRLSGLEFAVGIPGTVGGAVAGNAGAQGRSIGDLVSFVRTLEVDGTFSDWGKGDLTFAYRSSPFAGGTSWVTSVGLVLSLSSDGLVRQRLRHFASLRKGQPKNSRTAGCVFKNPPGGSAGLMLDSAGCKGLSVGGAMVSREHANFIENLGDATSDDILKLIDICRSRVRDQFGVNLELEIKVIGDGAL, from the coding sequence TTGGCATCCCGCATCCCCGTCAGGTTTCAGGAGCCCATGCGCTTCTGGAACACCTGGGGGGTCGGTGGCATCGCCAAGGCGGTGATGCCAATCACCTCCGAGTCGGCCCTGGCGGAGGTTCGCCGTGCCTCCTCCGATGCGGGGGATCGGCTTTTCATCTTGGGCGAGGGCTCGAACGTGCTCGTCCTCGACGGGGGGATAGATGGGTGGGTGATACTCCTGAGGGACGATCCATCCCCGCCCGAGATCGTTAGGTCCTGGGGAAACTCGGTGGAGATCCGGGTATCGGCGGGATATCCCCTGCGTCGGCTGGTCAACTGGTCCGTGAGGAGGCGTCTCAGCGGGCTAGAGTTCGCAGTGGGGATCCCCGGTACTGTAGGGGGCGCCGTGGCGGGCAACGCGGGAGCCCAGGGGCGGTCCATAGGGGACCTGGTAAGCTTCGTAAGGACCCTGGAGGTGGATGGGACCTTCTCCGATTGGGGGAAGGGGGATCTGACCTTTGCTTACCGGAGCTCCCCCTTCGCCGGAGGTACCTCTTGGGTTACGTCCGTTGGTCTAGTCCTTAGCCTCTCCAGTGATGGGCTGGTGAGGCAGAGGCTTAGGCACTTCGCCTCGTTGCGAAAGGGGCAGCCAAAGAACTCCAGGACCGCCGGTTGCGTGTTCAAGAACCCACCGGGGGGTAGTGCGGGGCTTATGCTTGACTCGGCGGGATGCAAGGGGCTCTCGGTGGGAGGAGCCATGGTGTCGAGGGAGCACGCCAACTTCATCGAAAACCTGGGGGATGCCACATCGGACGACATCCTCAAACTGATAGACATATGTCGATCCCGGGTAAGGGACCAGTTTGGGGTTAACCTGGAGTTGGAGATCAAGGTCATCGGGGATGGCGCCTTATAG